A DNA window from Azotosporobacter soli contains the following coding sequences:
- a CDS encoding thioesterase family protein, translating to MNLDFAKLPAIGSSGIAQRTIEHADSSLYHGHGKLKDLLASPVYIDLIIRAAVSAVDPHLPEEFATIGTSFEFRHEKPTVVGMSVTIKATLTAIEGSNLTFSVTAADELGEIGRGTHTRSIIQTDRFLAKVNERVKLIKPIPFK from the coding sequence ATGAATCTTGATTTTGCCAAATTGCCAGCCATCGGCTCCTCCGGCATCGCCCAACGGACAATCGAGCACGCAGACTCCTCCTTGTACCATGGTCACGGTAAACTAAAAGACCTCTTGGCAAGCCCCGTCTATATCGACCTCATCATTCGCGCTGCCGTCAGCGCCGTAGACCCTCACCTGCCGGAGGAATTCGCAACGATCGGAACCAGCTTCGAATTTCGCCATGAAAAACCGACCGTAGTCGGCATGTCCGTCACCATAAAGGCAACACTGACCGCAATCGAAGGAAGCAATTTGACGTTTTCCGTGACAGCCGCCGATGAGCTCGGTGAAATCGGGCGCGGTACGCACACGCGCAGCATCATCCAAACCGATCGCTTTCTGGCTAAAGTCAACGAACGCGTCAAATTGATCAAACCGATTCCATTTAAATGA
- a CDS encoding DUF4253 domain-containing protein has translation MTKEIFFTLLAVLIVGALLWHFRSGFAGESPTTANIDALLRNEATRNGGQLIRLENTMWGKVDQQKYDVSYFEVNVNRRPELLAQLKKKCNGSARQVFYSSLSFKDSPERICIIKSQDPYDIIRVMGTDGTNYDINNEQIIKKLKEWDERYGIIIKGADGDWVDVQFKVMPSDMKKFAEEVYVFCPDAVEQNAGSIEALVVEMNKYHGVFLWWD, from the coding sequence ATGACCAAAGAAATCTTTTTTACGCTGTTAGCAGTACTGATTGTCGGCGCACTCCTCTGGCATTTCCGCTCAGGTTTCGCCGGAGAAAGTCCAACTACCGCCAACATCGATGCCTTATTGCGTAATGAGGCAACTCGCAACGGAGGTCAACTTATACGACTAGAAAATACCATGTGGGGTAAAGTCGATCAGCAAAAATATGACGTTTCTTATTTTGAGGTGAATGTGAACCGACGCCCAGAATTGCTGGCGCAATTAAAGAAAAAATGCAATGGAAGTGCTCGGCAAGTCTTTTACAGCAGTTTATCTTTTAAGGATTCACCAGAGCGAATTTGCATTATCAAAAGCCAAGACCCGTATGATATTATTCGTGTCATGGGAACCGACGGCACAAACTATGATATTAACAACGAGCAAATCATTAAAAAACTTAAAGAGTGGGATGAACGCTACGGAATCATTATCAAAGGAGCCGATGGCGATTGGGTCGATGTGCAGTTTAAAGTGATGCCATCAGATATGAAAAAATTTGCTGAAGAAGTGTACGTGTTTTGTCCTGATGCTGTTGAGCAAAACGCTGGCAGTATTGAAGCGCTAGTGGTAGAAATGAACAAATATCATGGCGTATTTTTATGGTGGGATTAA